One genomic window of Cellulophaga sp. Hel_I_12 includes the following:
- the dnaK gene encoding molecular chaperone DnaK, translated as MSKIIGIDLGTTNSCVSVMEGNEAVVIPNAEGKRTTPSVIAFVEGGEIKVGDPAKRQAVTNPTKTIYSIKRFMGNKFSESSAEAKRVPYKVVKGDNDTPRVDIDGRLYTPQELSAMILQKMKKTAEDYLGQTVTRAVITVPAYFNDAQRQATKEAGEIAGLTVERIINEPTAASLAYGMDKKSTDQKIVVFDFGGGTHDVSILELGDGVFEVLSTDGDTHLGGDDVDQKIIDWLADEFKKDESIDLRDDAMALQRLREAAEKAKIELSSSAQTEINLPYVTATSSGPKHLVRTLTLAKFNQLIDDLVKRTIEPCATALKAAGLSKSDIDEIILVGGSTRIPAVQEAVEKFFGKKPSKGVNPDEVVAVGAAIQGGVLTGDVKDVLLLDVTPLSLGIETMGGVMTKLIEANTTIPTKKSQVFSTAADNQPSVEIHVLQGERPMAADNKNIGRFHLDGIPPAQRGVPQIEVTFDIDANGIIKVSATDKATNKTQDIRIEASSGLTEEEIKKMKADAEANAESDKKAKETADKLNEADGMIFQTEKQLTEFGEKLSDDKKKPIEDALEELKKAYEAKDLALITPALDKINEAWKVASEEMYKAQADTQGGAAPGSDTADAGANAAEGDNVEDVDFEEVK; from the coding sequence ATGAGTAAAATTATAGGAATAGATTTAGGAACTACAAACTCTTGCGTTTCTGTAATGGAAGGTAATGAAGCAGTAGTTATCCCAAATGCAGAAGGAAAAAGAACAACGCCATCGGTAATTGCATTTGTTGAAGGTGGAGAGATCAAAGTAGGAGATCCTGCCAAAAGACAAGCTGTTACCAACCCAACAAAAACGATTTATTCTATTAAACGTTTTATGGGTAATAAATTTTCTGAGTCTAGTGCAGAGGCAAAGAGAGTACCTTATAAAGTAGTTAAAGGAGACAACGATACACCAAGAGTGGATATTGATGGTCGTTTATATACACCACAAGAATTATCAGCAATGATTCTTCAAAAAATGAAGAAGACTGCAGAAGATTATTTGGGTCAGACAGTGACAAGAGCAGTAATTACTGTTCCAGCCTATTTTAACGATGCACAAAGACAGGCCACTAAAGAGGCTGGTGAAATTGCAGGTTTAACCGTTGAGCGTATTATCAATGAACCAACAGCTGCATCTTTGGCTTATGGTATGGATAAGAAAAGCACAGATCAAAAAATAGTTGTTTTTGATTTTGGAGGTGGTACACATGATGTTTCCATTCTAGAATTAGGGGATGGTGTTTTTGAAGTACTTTCAACAGACGGTGACACGCATTTAGGTGGTGACGATGTGGATCAGAAAATTATAGATTGGTTAGCTGACGAATTTAAGAAAGATGAAAGCATCGATTTACGAGATGATGCCATGGCATTACAACGTTTACGTGAGGCTGCAGAGAAAGCTAAAATAGAATTATCTTCTTCTGCCCAAACTGAAATTAACTTACCCTATGTAACGGCTACTTCAAGTGGACCAAAGCACTTAGTGCGTACCTTAACTTTAGCAAAATTCAACCAGTTAATTGATGATTTAGTAAAAAGAACTATTGAGCCTTGTGCTACAGCCTTAAAAGCAGCAGGATTATCTAAGAGTGATATTGACGAGATTATTTTGGTAGGTGGTTCAACAAGAATTCCAGCAGTACAAGAAGCTGTTGAGAAATTTTTTGGTAAAAAACCTTCAAAAGGAGTAAACCCAGATGAAGTTGTAGCGGTAGGTGCTGCCATTCAAGGAGGGGTATTAACAGGAGATGTAAAAGATGTATTATTACTTGACGTTACGCCTTTATCTTTAGGGATTGAAACAATGGGTGGTGTCATGACAAAACTAATTGAAGCCAATACAACGATACCTACTAAAAAGTCACAAGTATTTTCTACAGCAGCAGATAATCAACCATCGGTTGAAATTCATGTGTTGCAAGGAGAAAGACCAATGGCAGCAGATAACAAAAACATTGGACGTTTTCATTTAGATGGAATTCCACCAGCACAACGTGGAGTACCACAAATTGAAGTTACTTTTGATATTGATGCCAACGGTATCATCAAAGTATCGGCAACAGATAAAGCGACCAATAAAACCCAGGATATTAGAATTGAAGCTTCTTCAGGCTTGACCGAAGAAGAAATCAAGAAAATGAAAGCGGATGCTGAAGCAAATGCGGAATCTGATAAAAAAGCAAAAGAAACTGCTGATAAGTTAAATGAAGCTGATGGCATGATTTTCCAAACAGAAAAGCAATTAACTGAATTTGGTGAGAAATTATCGGATGATAAGAAAAAACCAATTGAAGACGCTTTGGAAGAATTGAAAAAAGCGTACGAGGCTAAAGATTTGGCGCTAATTACACCAGCATTAGATAAAATAAATGAAGCTTGGAAAGTAGCTTCTGAAGAAATGTACAAAGCACAAGCCGATACACAAGGTGGTGCAGCTCCGGGATCTGATACTGCTGATGCAGGCGCAAATGCAGCAGAGGGAGATAATGTAGAAGATGTAGATTTCGAAGAAGTAAAGTAA
- a CDS encoding glycosyltransferase family 4 protein, with protein MQQNRGTVLFIGVHWPEPSTGAGTRMLQLINFFSTTGYQVVFASSAAETELSYALEELNVKREHIELNSSSFDVFISDLAPIIVVFDRFLTEEQFGWRVSEQLPKALRILDTEDLHSLRIARSEAFKNKIPFTIQAWLENDTTKREVASIYRCDMSLIISSYELSLLKDVLKIDDSIVFHLPFMVQRTSKKVLDAYPSFEERRDFMCIGNGKHAPNIDAVKWLKTQIWPLIHQQLPKSKLVIYGAYLSQQIKEMHQPKEGFYIAGFATDLEGTFTKARINLAPLRFGAGQKAKLLDAMCFGTPSITTFIGVEGMTNGLAFNGIIANDTAAFANAAVSLYSDKDQFLKAQQNGYQIVANNFDTVRLSKELETTISKILKNLKKHREFNFIGSLLRHQSLQSTKYMSKWIEEKAKIKKA; from the coding sequence ATGCAACAAAACAGGGGTACCGTACTGTTTATCGGAGTTCATTGGCCAGAGCCATCTACAGGAGCTGGAACTCGAATGCTGCAATTAATTAATTTCTTTTCAACAACTGGTTATCAGGTTGTTTTTGCAAGTTCAGCAGCAGAAACCGAACTCTCCTATGCTTTAGAAGAATTAAACGTTAAAAGGGAACATATTGAGTTAAATAGCTCAAGTTTTGATGTTTTTATTAGTGACTTGGCACCTATTATTGTTGTTTTTGATCGTTTTTTGACTGAAGAGCAATTTGGTTGGCGGGTATCAGAACAACTACCAAAGGCATTGCGAATTTTAGATACCGAAGATTTGCATAGTTTAAGAATTGCACGTTCAGAGGCTTTTAAAAATAAAATACCATTTACTATTCAAGCGTGGCTTGAAAACGATACAACCAAAAGAGAAGTAGCAAGTATTTACAGATGTGATATGTCCTTAATCATTTCAAGTTATGAATTAAGCTTACTCAAGGATGTTTTGAAAATTGACGATAGTATAGTGTTTCATTTGCCTTTTATGGTGCAAAGAACATCAAAAAAAGTACTAGATGCATATCCAAGTTTTGAAGAACGTCGAGATTTTATGTGTATCGGGAATGGAAAACATGCGCCTAATATAGATGCGGTTAAATGGTTAAAAACTCAGATTTGGCCCTTGATTCATCAACAGCTTCCAAAAAGTAAATTAGTTATTTACGGAGCCTATTTATCGCAACAAATTAAAGAAATGCACCAACCAAAAGAAGGTTTTTATATAGCTGGTTTTGCGACAGATTTAGAAGGTACATTTACGAAGGCCAGAATAAACCTTGCACCTTTGCGCTTTGGAGCGGGACAAAAAGCAAAACTTTTAGATGCCATGTGCTTTGGCACTCCTAGTATTACCACGTTCATAGGAGTTGAAGGCATGACCAATGGCTTAGCATTTAATGGAATAATCGCTAATGATACGGCGGCATTTGCAAATGCAGCGGTCTCCTTATATTCGGATAAAGACCAATTCTTAAAGGCCCAACAAAACGGCTATCAAATAGTAGCCAATAATTTTGATACAGTACGTTTGTCAAAAGAACTAGAAACAACAATTAGCAAAATTCTAAAGAACTTAAAAAAACATAGGGAATTTAATTTTATAGGTTCCTTATTACGACATCAAAGCTTGCAAAGTACCAAGTACATGTCAAAATGGATCGAGGAGAAAGCTAAAATAAAAAAAGCTTAA
- a CDS encoding DEAD/DEAH box helicase yields the protein MKLEKDTSEKELYHYQKEDLNAIFEYFNESPEDVNVLYQLPTGGGKTVVFSEIARRFITERNKKVVVLTHRIELGVQTSKMLKGFGVKNKIINSSVKELVDQDDYMCFVAMVETLNNRLQEDKVEINNIGLVIIDEAHYNSFRKLFKYFKNAIILGVTATPLSSNIKLPMKDHYKKLIVGESIQSLIDKKFLAEAEVYHRDVSLKTLKLGVGGDYTVKSSDELYGNFNMLSKLVSAYEDIAKGTKTLIFNNGINTSLYVYETFKKAGYNIRHLDNKNNATERKEILSWFSKTPDAILTSVSILTTGFDEPTVETILLNRATKSLTLYFQMIGRGSRILPNKNTFKVIDMGNNVARFGMWNAPINWKEIFLFPDFYLENIKNDEDIEREFVYEMPEELKAKFSKSTELNFDIKKEYKEVFAAGLKSKLVLERSIEQHAKICIENSEDVFDARILAKKLKDDIEYRVRLYSYCIMNNTKNYKEWLAEDYERKLRLKISQKFSSKL from the coding sequence TTGAAACTAGAAAAAGATACTTCAGAAAAAGAACTTTACCACTATCAAAAAGAAGATTTGAATGCCATTTTTGAGTATTTTAATGAATCTCCTGAAGATGTTAATGTATTGTATCAACTTCCTACGGGAGGTGGTAAAACTGTTGTTTTTTCTGAAATAGCAAGACGTTTTATTACGGAAAGAAATAAAAAAGTAGTCGTACTAACCCATAGAATAGAATTGGGGGTACAAACTTCAAAAATGTTGAAAGGTTTTGGCGTAAAGAATAAAATTATCAACAGTAGTGTTAAAGAGCTCGTAGACCAAGACGATTATATGTGCTTTGTGGCTATGGTCGAAACCCTTAACAATAGGTTGCAAGAAGATAAAGTTGAGATTAATAATATTGGTCTTGTTATTATAGATGAAGCACACTACAATTCATTTCGAAAATTATTTAAATATTTTAAAAACGCAATTATTTTAGGAGTAACTGCAACACCCTTGAGTTCCAATATTAAGCTTCCGATGAAAGATCATTATAAAAAATTAATTGTCGGGGAATCTATTCAGTCTTTGATTGATAAAAAGTTTTTGGCTGAAGCAGAGGTCTACCATCGTGATGTAAGTCTTAAAACCCTAAAATTGGGTGTTGGGGGTGATTATACGGTAAAATCATCGGACGAATTGTACGGGAACTTCAATATGCTGAGTAAGCTTGTCTCTGCCTATGAAGATATCGCTAAAGGCACTAAAACTTTAATTTTTAATAATGGTATAAATACCTCGCTTTATGTATATGAAACCTTTAAAAAGGCAGGTTATAATATTCGTCATTTAGACAACAAAAACAATGCAACGGAGCGCAAGGAAATATTAAGTTGGTTTTCAAAAACACCAGATGCTATTTTAACATCGGTGAGCATTTTGACCACAGGTTTTGATGAACCAACAGTAGAAACTATTCTTTTGAACAGAGCTACAAAATCGCTTACCTTATATTTTCAGATGATTGGTAGAGGGTCACGTATATTACCCAATAAAAATACTTTTAAAGTTATAGATATGGGAAATAATGTGGCTCGTTTCGGCATGTGGAATGCGCCAATAAATTGGAAAGAAATTTTTCTGTTTCCTGATTTTTATTTAGAAAATATTAAGAATGATGAGGATATTGAGCGTGAATTTGTTTATGAAATGCCGGAAGAGTTAAAGGCTAAGTTTTCAAAATCTACAGAGTTAAATTTCGATATTAAAAAAGAATACAAAGAAGTTTTCGCAGCAGGATTAAAGTCTAAATTAGTTTTAGAACGAAGTATTGAACAACATGCTAAAATCTGCATTGAAAATAGTGAAGATGTATTTGACGCTCGAATTTTAGCGAAAAAATTAAAAGATGATATTGAGTACCGAGTGCGACTGTATTCGTATTGTATCATGAATAATACTAAAAATTATAAAGAATGGCTCGCCGAAGATTATGAGCGCAAATTACGCTTAAAAATTTCTCAAAAGTTTTCTAGTAAATTATAA